Proteins from a genomic interval of Sphingobacterium sp. SYP-B4668:
- a CDS encoding TlpA family protein disulfide reductase: MIKNTLLVRLFSTMLCMLSLLSYGQESNNGKKLWAKSILNEKAPTLHVEEWLSAPPQNEGKFLLIDFWATWCGPCRAVIPELNEWHKKYGDRINIIGISDETAEKVKSNKQIQIDYFSAIDTKAVLKNNLEVKGIPHCIIVDPDGIVRWEGFPTLEGHQLTEKVLENILLKYSKRYQSDNSETALALNHF; encoded by the coding sequence ATGATTAAAAACACCCTGCTAGTACGTTTGTTTTCCACTATGCTTTGCATGCTATCTCTGCTGTCATATGGACAAGAATCAAATAACGGAAAGAAGCTATGGGCCAAATCTATACTCAATGAAAAAGCCCCAACATTGCATGTTGAAGAGTGGCTGTCAGCCCCCCCGCAAAACGAAGGGAAATTTCTATTAATTGATTTTTGGGCCACATGGTGCGGTCCTTGTCGCGCAGTGATTCCAGAATTGAACGAGTGGCACAAAAAATACGGTGACCGCATTAATATCATTGGTATATCTGATGAGACAGCCGAAAAGGTCAAATCCAATAAGCAAATTCAAATTGACTATTTCAGTGCGATAGATACCAAAGCTGTCTTAAAAAACAACTTAGAAGTAAAAGGCATACCCCACTGTATAATCGTGGATCCAGATGGCATTGTCCGTTGGGAAGGATTCCCAACATTAGAAGGTCACCAGCTCACTGAAAAAGTACTAGAAAACATCCTGCTCAAATATTCCAAGAGATATCAATCCGACAACTCGGAGACCGCACTAGCACTTAATCATTTTTAA
- a CDS encoding PQQ-like beta-propeller repeat protein, whose translation MFRILIFIAFLLVGGKGIYGQQLARSANRQNFTSIDSVKDRPILKWKFQTEGKIFSSPVVFGDMVLIGSCDSNLYALDKIDAKLLWKFKTNGEVRSSVAIASNRVFFLSSDGIFYALDADSGLLQWEFKTEGEKFYDTWDYYQSSPAIQGGMIYFGCGDGHIYALDVQTGALKWKFKTGGIVHASPTLTEDAVLIGSFDGVFYCLETNGQLRWKFNTIGQHYFPLGEIQFHATVSDSTVYFGSRDFNLYALKIKDGGGHWVDHQHGSWPSVPSLGGKQLIATMSDSYSVLVMDKDYGGMIYEPNVPINVFSSASISGKCAYFGALNGVVYKLDLATGGISSIFQTDAGKINSAQFFDRTGKLKSDLDRTYNYDVNLLFADYLKMGSIFSTIWIEGRTLYFGSADGAVYALE comes from the coding sequence ATGTTTAGGATACTGATTTTTATTGCTTTTTTGCTCGTGGGTGGAAAAGGCATTTATGGACAGCAGCTTGCGCGATCGGCGAATCGACAAAATTTTACTAGTATAGATTCGGTAAAGGATAGGCCTATTCTCAAATGGAAATTCCAAACGGAAGGGAAAATATTCTCCTCTCCTGTAGTGTTTGGAGATATGGTGCTGATTGGCTCATGTGACAGTAACTTATATGCACTCGATAAAATCGACGCAAAGTTGCTTTGGAAATTTAAAACTAATGGTGAAGTACGATCGTCAGTCGCGATTGCCTCCAATCGAGTATTTTTCCTTTCTAGCGATGGGATTTTCTATGCACTGGATGCTGATTCTGGACTGCTGCAATGGGAATTTAAGACGGAGGGTGAAAAATTCTACGATACCTGGGATTACTATCAATCGTCTCCGGCAATACAAGGTGGAATGATTTATTTTGGTTGTGGAGATGGACATATATATGCATTGGATGTGCAGACCGGTGCGTTGAAATGGAAGTTTAAAACAGGGGGAATAGTACATGCATCACCTACATTGACAGAAGATGCTGTACTGATTGGAAGCTTTGATGGTGTTTTTTATTGCTTAGAAACCAATGGTCAATTGCGTTGGAAATTCAATACAATAGGGCAACATTACTTTCCTCTCGGGGAGATTCAATTTCATGCTACCGTCTCAGACAGCACAGTATACTTTGGATCTAGAGATTTTAATCTGTATGCATTAAAGATTAAGGATGGTGGAGGGCATTGGGTGGATCATCAACATGGAAGCTGGCCTAGTGTGCCGAGTCTTGGGGGGAAGCAATTGATTGCTACCATGTCAGACTCTTACAGTGTGTTGGTCATGGATAAAGATTACGGAGGGATGATTTATGAGCCCAACGTTCCTATAAATGTTTTTAGTAGTGCTTCCATATCTGGTAAGTGCGCCTATTTTGGAGCTCTTAATGGAGTAGTATATAAACTAGATCTTGCGACTGGGGGAATTAGCTCCATTTTTCAAACAGATGCTGGAAAAATAAACAGCGCGCAATTCTTTGATCGGACAGGTAAGCTAAAATCGGATTTGGATAGAACGTACAACTACGATGTCAATCTGCTATTTGCGGATTATTTGAAAATGGGGAGTATTTTTTCGACGATTTGGATTGAGGGAAGAACGCTTTACTTCGGTTCGGCAGATGGTGCGGTGTATGCGTTGGAGTAA
- a CDS encoding DUF4287 domain-containing protein codes for MSFQAYLDNVQEKTGKSPTDFEKLAEQKGFVSKGEIVKGIKPTEIINWLKNDFNIGHGHATAIYAYIKGKRT; via the coding sequence ATGTCTTTTCAAGCATATCTGGACAACGTCCAAGAGAAAACAGGAAAATCTCCTACTGATTTTGAAAAACTTGCCGAACAAAAAGGTTTTGTCAGCAAAGGAGAAATAGTAAAAGGAATCAAACCCACAGAAATTATCAATTGGCTCAAAAACGATTTTAACATAGGACATGGCCATGCTACAGCAATATATGCCTACATCAAGGGAAAACGAACATAA
- a CDS encoding family 43 glycosylhydrolase yields MNPVFEPILADPTVIRDEQTGYFYAYGTEDNWGDGKGNRLMPILRSEDLIHWTEVDNVFKDKPNWKDRGGLWAPDINKINDQYILYYSYSLWGDPDPGIGLAVSANAGGPFVDKGKLFVSSEVEVPNSIDPSLFEEGDDKFLFWGSFGEGVSQGIHGIPLTSDGTGVHDLQEKFKVAAGDWEAAMIHKRDGYYYLFGSKGSCCEGANSKYHVLVARSKSLKGPYLDRSGKDINTRGAGTLVLKGSDKIVGPGHHSKIIKDDEGTDWLLYHAIEKSNGKVSGGASRRMLMLDKVVWTEGWPVIGTGEPSQSLDDSPVFKKMKYDN; encoded by the coding sequence ATGAATCCGGTATTTGAACCTATTTTGGCAGATCCTACGGTCATAAGGGATGAGCAAACAGGCTATTTTTATGCATATGGAACCGAAGATAATTGGGGAGATGGTAAAGGAAATCGTTTGATGCCTATTTTGCGGTCGGAAGATTTAATTCATTGGACGGAGGTTGATAATGTGTTTAAAGATAAGCCTAACTGGAAGGATCGAGGTGGTCTATGGGCACCAGATATCAACAAGATAAATGATCAGTATATCTTGTATTACTCTTACTCGCTTTGGGGTGATCCCGATCCTGGGATTGGATTGGCTGTATCAGCAAATGCAGGAGGACCTTTTGTGGATAAGGGTAAATTATTTGTGAGTAGTGAGGTCGAGGTGCCGAATTCTATCGATCCATCCTTGTTTGAAGAGGGAGATGACAAATTTTTATTCTGGGGGAGCTTTGGAGAGGGTGTTTCGCAAGGGATACATGGTATCCCTCTTACATCCGATGGGACTGGTGTGCATGACCTGCAAGAAAAATTTAAGGTAGCGGCTGGAGATTGGGAGGCAGCGATGATTCACAAACGTGACGGATATTACTATTTATTTGGGTCAAAAGGGAGTTGTTGCGAGGGTGCAAATAGTAAGTACCATGTATTGGTGGCCCGATCTAAATCGTTGAAGGGGCCTTATTTAGATCGATCGGGTAAAGATATCAACACGCGGGGGGCGGGAACACTGGTGCTCAAGGGAAGTGATAAAATTGTAGGACCAGGACATCATAGTAAGATTATAAAAGATGATGAGGGGACGGATTGGTTACTTTACCATGCCATTGAAAAAAGTAATGGAAAGGTATCGGGTGGTGCTAGTCGACGTATGCTGATGTTAGATAAAGTTGTATGGACAGAAGGATGGCCAGTGATCGGCACCGGGGAACCGAGTCAATCCTTGGATGATAGTCCTGTATTTAAAAAGATGAAATATGATAACTAA
- a CDS encoding response regulator transcription factor, which produces MHNHATSRSTILIADDHQDILDFIAEVLGDSYIIVKANNGQEVLDYLSEHAVDLIVSDIMMPYIDGYELCTKLKEDITYSHIPFIMLTAKISLQSKIEGLKYGADAYIEKPFSPSFLQAQIDSLLRNRRHVREHYNKSPVAPLQSIALNKSDQAFLEKLNMLILKNISEPCLSVDMLADNMNMSRPTLYRKIKAVSDLSPNELINITRLKRAAELLLDGGYKIYEISTMVGFNWPSHFTRNFQKQFGVGPKEYVEVKVS; this is translated from the coding sequence ATGCACAATCACGCCACATCTCGCTCGACTATACTTATAGCCGATGACCATCAAGATATACTCGATTTCATTGCCGAAGTCTTAGGAGACAGTTATATCATCGTTAAAGCCAATAATGGGCAAGAGGTGTTGGATTACTTATCCGAACACGCTGTTGACCTCATTGTAAGTGACATCATGATGCCATATATCGATGGATATGAACTCTGTACCAAACTAAAGGAGGATATTACCTACTCTCACATTCCATTTATTATGCTGACAGCAAAAATAAGTCTTCAATCCAAGATTGAAGGGTTAAAGTACGGAGCCGATGCCTACATAGAGAAACCCTTTTCCCCTTCTTTTTTACAAGCTCAGATTGATAGCCTCTTGCGTAACAGAAGACATGTAAGGGAACATTATAACAAATCTCCGGTAGCACCCCTACAGAGTATCGCTCTTAACAAATCCGACCAAGCATTTCTTGAAAAACTCAACATGTTGATATTAAAGAATATTTCAGAACCATGCTTAAGCGTTGATATGCTTGCTGACAATATGAATATGAGTCGTCCAACATTATATCGAAAAATAAAGGCCGTCTCAGACCTTTCCCCTAATGAATTGATTAATATCACTAGATTGAAGAGAGCGGCTGAACTGTTACTAGACGGCGGTTACAAAATTTATGAAATATCCACTATGGTAGGATTCAATTGGCCTTCTCACTTTACTCGTAATTTTCAAAAACAGTTTGGTGTTGGTCCTAAGGAGTATGTCGAAGTAAAAGTCTCATAA
- a CDS encoding threonine aldolase family protein, with protein MYSFKNDYSEGAHPNILKALVDKNLEQQIGYGEDIYCSLAKDLLRQKMNHSAAAVFFVSGGTQANLLVIASLLRTHEAVISAKTGHIYANETGAIEATGHRVIPVETRDGKLLPSDIELVLQQYAMRPHVVKPKMVYISNSTEIGTLYRKEDLEQLSAYCNSRELYLFLDGARLGHALTAEGNNLTLSDVSRLTDVFYIGGTKNGALMGEAIVFNKPDLASEFDYILKQRGALLAKGRLLGIQFVELFKDDLYFSLARRANEMATKIGSAIKANGYPFLTPSTTNQIFPILPKAYIDILSQKYDFFVWKVVDEHQSAIRLITSWATEESQVDEFIKDLNNL; from the coding sequence ATGTATAGTTTTAAAAATGATTATTCGGAAGGTGCACACCCTAATATTCTTAAGGCACTGGTAGATAAGAACCTAGAGCAGCAGATAGGATATGGAGAGGACATTTATTGCAGTCTAGCAAAAGATTTGCTGAGACAAAAGATGAATCACTCAGCCGCTGCTGTTTTTTTTGTTTCGGGGGGTACACAGGCGAATCTTTTGGTTATTGCTTCTTTATTAAGAACACATGAAGCAGTCATCAGCGCGAAGACAGGGCATATCTATGCGAATGAAACCGGCGCTATAGAAGCTACCGGACATCGGGTAATCCCTGTTGAAACTAGAGATGGAAAGCTGCTCCCATCGGATATCGAGCTGGTATTGCAGCAGTATGCCATGCGACCTCATGTGGTAAAGCCTAAAATGGTTTATATTTCTAACTCGACCGAGATAGGGACGCTCTATAGAAAAGAAGACTTGGAGCAATTATCTGCTTATTGTAATTCGAGAGAATTATATCTTTTTTTGGATGGAGCTAGATTGGGACATGCTTTGACGGCCGAGGGGAATAATCTGACTTTATCTGACGTCTCTCGGTTAACCGATGTTTTTTACATTGGGGGAACGAAAAATGGAGCTTTAATGGGGGAGGCTATAGTCTTTAATAAACCGGACCTTGCTTCGGAATTTGATTATATCCTAAAGCAGCGGGGAGCGCTGTTGGCTAAAGGAAGGTTATTAGGTATTCAATTTGTTGAACTTTTCAAGGATGATCTCTATTTTTCATTGGCAAGACGGGCTAATGAAATGGCGACGAAAATTGGATCTGCTATCAAAGCAAATGGATATCCGTTTTTGACACCTTCAACAACAAATCAAATTTTTCCGATTTTGCCAAAGGCATATATTGATATTTTAAGCCAAAAGTATGACTTTTTTGTCTGGAAAGTAGTTGATGAGCATCAATCAGCTATTCGACTGATTACATCTTGGGCAACGGAAGAAAGTCAGGTCGATGAATTTATCAAGGACCTGAATAATCTTTAA
- a CDS encoding glycoside hydrolase family 43 protein, which produces MITKNLRVSLLIGCWLLFFSTVHAQSNNPLDVAFGDPFVLYDKDTDCYYMYGTGGVENGFVAYASKDLKQWENQGTVYTARQEKGWGTKDFWAPEVYKRGGKYYMFYSAHWKDNPNEELENYRIGIAISTSPTGPFIDMTGSPLFDPGYPIIDGNVYFAEDGRLYLYYSRCCYKNPVQSEIADWAKQKGMFDEIEESWIYGVELAADFSHVIGEPKLLLRPPVSLADKQSEWESRSVTSGEVNRRWTEGSYLFKHNGLYYMMYSANHFGGENYAVGYATASNPLGPFEKSSTNPILQKNTPNGGIVSGTGHNSILKDKEGKVWCVYHARTAKTGSQRLVFLDELKILPSGQLIVEGPTVKPQ; this is translated from the coding sequence ATGATAACTAAAAATTTACGAGTATCCTTATTGATTGGTTGCTGGTTGCTGTTTTTCTCAACGGTACATGCCCAATCAAACAATCCGTTGGATGTTGCTTTTGGAGATCCATTTGTGCTTTATGATAAAGATACGGATTGCTATTATATGTACGGCACTGGAGGAGTGGAAAATGGCTTTGTGGCCTATGCATCCAAGGATTTAAAGCAGTGGGAGAACCAAGGTACTGTGTACACAGCTCGACAAGAAAAAGGCTGGGGAACGAAAGATTTCTGGGCTCCTGAAGTATATAAGCGAGGGGGTAAGTACTATATGTTTTATAGTGCGCATTGGAAAGATAATCCTAATGAGGAACTGGAAAATTATCGGATTGGTATTGCTATATCAACGAGTCCTACAGGTCCATTTATAGATATGACAGGTAGTCCGCTATTTGACCCGGGATATCCAATCATTGACGGGAACGTGTACTTCGCTGAAGATGGACGGTTGTATCTTTATTATTCCAGATGTTGTTATAAAAATCCAGTTCAATCTGAAATTGCAGATTGGGCGAAGCAGAAGGGAATGTTTGATGAGATAGAAGAAAGCTGGATATATGGAGTAGAGCTTGCAGCAGATTTTTCACATGTCATAGGTGAGCCTAAATTGTTGTTACGCCCTCCTGTCTCGCTGGCTGATAAACAGTCTGAATGGGAGAGTAGATCTGTGACTTCAGGTGAAGTGAATAGAAGATGGACAGAAGGCTCATATCTGTTTAAGCATAATGGGCTTTATTACATGATGTACTCTGCTAATCATTTCGGAGGAGAGAATTATGCTGTGGGCTACGCAACAGCCTCGAACCCACTGGGGCCATTCGAGAAGTCTTCAACGAACCCCATATTACAGAAAAACACCCCAAATGGAGGAATCGTTTCGGGAACAGGGCATAACAGTATATTGAAAGATAAAGAAGGCAAAGTATGGTGTGTATACCATGCACGTACAGCTAAAACTGGAAGTCAGCGCTTAGTGTTTTTAGATGAATTGAAGATTTTACCTAGCGGTCAACTGATTGTGGAGGGACCGACTGTCAAGCCTCAGTGA
- a CDS encoding FG-GAP repeat domain-containing protein, translated as MNTYFKQSLGSVYILVTICFSQDLFAQNTYFKDVTSSHLPQDAKTHALDVVLLDVDGDGDLDMVLALESQPNRLYLNDGKGIFTWKKGAFAEKNHDTEHVRTADFDHDGHLDLIFVAEDDQNHEYYLGRGDGTFTDVSDRLLGKSEANGLDVADVNGDGFADIVIGNSGDKPQNFLWINNPDRPGHFIDRTMTSLPQISDQTQSVKLVDLDGDGHIDMVLGNEAPPNRLLFNDGNGNFIEHNAGLPHDVPLHTREVITFDANGDGRLDLLFANLTSNGGAHDKDPRARLFINHGNRRFIDETTSRMPQHSFSTYAATAMDFDKDGHMDIILSAIKIPPFEEMQVQALRNDGTGHFSFATKDVIPKETRGRSWGIAIGDVNADGIDDIVIGGWGSQVRLLLGQVPE; from the coding sequence ATGAACACTTATTTCAAACAGTCACTAGGTTCGGTCTATATTTTGGTAACCATTTGCTTTTCCCAAGACCTCTTTGCACAGAATACGTATTTCAAAGACGTCACATCCAGTCATCTTCCCCAAGACGCCAAAACCCATGCATTAGATGTTGTACTTCTCGATGTGGATGGTGATGGTGATTTAGACATGGTGCTAGCATTAGAGTCACAACCCAATAGGCTGTACCTCAATGATGGCAAAGGAATCTTTACATGGAAGAAAGGCGCTTTTGCCGAGAAAAATCATGATACCGAACATGTGCGTACTGCTGATTTCGACCACGACGGTCACTTGGATTTGATTTTTGTTGCCGAAGATGATCAGAACCATGAGTACTATCTAGGTCGTGGGGATGGCACCTTTACAGATGTATCTGATCGGCTACTTGGAAAAAGTGAAGCAAATGGATTAGATGTAGCCGACGTTAATGGAGATGGGTTTGCGGACATTGTTATCGGTAATTCTGGAGATAAACCCCAAAATTTCCTCTGGATAAATAATCCTGATCGTCCGGGACACTTTATAGATCGCACCATGACCTCTCTGCCTCAGATTTCTGACCAAACCCAATCGGTCAAATTGGTTGACTTAGATGGTGATGGACATATCGACATGGTATTAGGCAATGAAGCACCTCCAAACCGCCTATTATTCAACGACGGAAACGGTAATTTTATAGAGCATAACGCAGGATTACCTCATGATGTACCCCTACACACGCGTGAAGTCATAACCTTTGATGCAAATGGAGATGGAAGACTTGATTTGCTTTTTGCAAACCTAACTAGCAATGGTGGGGCGCATGACAAAGACCCTCGCGCACGATTATTCATCAATCACGGTAATCGCCGTTTTATCGATGAGACCACCTCTCGAATGCCGCAGCACTCATTTTCCACCTATGCTGCCACAGCTATGGATTTTGACAAAGATGGGCATATGGATATCATTCTCAGCGCAATCAAGATTCCTCCCTTTGAGGAAATGCAAGTTCAGGCCTTAAGAAATGATGGGACAGGTCACTTTTCATTCGCTACAAAAGACGTCATTCCAAAAGAAACTAGGGGTAGAAGCTGGGGCATTGCTATTGGAGATGTCAATGCAGATGGAATTGACGACATAGTGATTGGCGGGTGGGGCTCACAGGTACGTCTCCTACTAGGACAAGTACCGGAATAA
- a CDS encoding lipoate--protein ligase — translation MTNRMLIIDSPSHNAFFNIASEEYLLYKYPKADIFLLYINAPSIIVGKFQNTLAEINLDYVNQQNIKVVRRMSGGGAVYHDMGNLNFSFHTLLESNDFMDFSTFTQPVVNVLNSMDVPAKLEGRNDLLVAGKKFSGNAKFAKNGKMVQHGTILFDSEMQVLVDALQVNPLKFVDKAVKSNRARVTNLIEYLPENTTITILKRRLIAEILKNNVDAQIYEFNEEDIQSIEKLVKEKYETWDWNFGTSPHYNFKKAVKIPAGFIEIHLDVDKGFIRKAKIFGDFFASLPIEDLEQVLIGQKHSLERIAQLFDRIDLTAYFGKVNQDEILDLFK, via the coding sequence ATGACAAATCGTATGCTAATCATTGACTCTCCATCCCATAATGCCTTTTTCAATATTGCTTCGGAGGAGTACTTGTTGTACAAATATCCAAAGGCTGATATCTTTCTTCTTTATATCAATGCTCCTTCTATAATCGTTGGTAAATTTCAAAATACGCTTGCTGAAATCAATCTAGATTACGTAAACCAACAAAATATTAAAGTGGTGAGGAGAATGTCGGGAGGAGGTGCTGTATACCACGATATGGGGAATCTGAATTTTTCGTTCCACACATTATTGGAATCTAATGATTTTATGGATTTTTCTACATTTACTCAGCCCGTTGTAAACGTGTTGAACAGTATGGACGTACCTGCTAAATTGGAAGGTAGGAACGATTTACTGGTAGCGGGTAAAAAATTTAGTGGCAATGCTAAGTTTGCAAAAAATGGGAAGATGGTTCAACATGGTACTATATTATTTGACTCGGAAATGCAGGTATTGGTGGATGCATTGCAGGTCAACCCGTTAAAATTTGTCGATAAGGCTGTCAAATCTAATAGAGCAAGAGTGACAAATCTTATTGAATACCTACCCGAGAATACAACAATAACGATACTAAAAAGGAGATTAATTGCTGAAATCTTAAAAAATAACGTGGACGCTCAGATATATGAGTTCAATGAGGAAGATATTCAGAGCATTGAAAAGTTGGTGAAGGAAAAGTATGAAACATGGGACTGGAACTTTGGCACTTCTCCCCATTATAATTTCAAAAAGGCTGTCAAAATACCGGCTGGATTTATAGAAATACATCTGGACGTGGATAAAGGCTTCATCCGTAAGGCAAAAATATTTGGAGACTTCTTTGCATCTCTGCCCATAGAAGATTTGGAACAGGTATTGATTGGTCAGAAACATAGTCTTGAGCGTATTGCACAACTATTCGATAGGATAGATTTAACGGCATATTTTGGGAAAGTCAATCAAGATGAAATCCTTGATTTATTTAAGTAA